From Methanosarcina lacustris Z-7289, one genomic window encodes:
- a CDS encoding bifunctional ADP-dependent NAD(P)H-hydrate dehydratase/NAD(P)H-hydrate epimerase: MKYISSLRMKAIDTNCSYLGLFPLQLMENAGAAIAQSIKEKPGSGKVLFVAGRGNNGGDAFVAARHLAGIPGYNVRVVLLGKDRDIGTEEAFHNFSLLRFSRVQTLEIRDSSQLAACGWFSEADMLVDAIFGTGIRGNIKEPESTAIDLINRERKAGKPVIAVDIPSGLDPDGRGFEKAVYADLTVTFHRMKTGLLNEQAKEHTGKIKVVEIGVCADAEQYVGPGDLQILQKRKPEAHKGNAGRVLIIGGGPYSGAPALAALAALRAGADLVTVAVPESIAGIVASYSPDLIVRKLSSSVLCPEDLAILPDLINSHDVVVMGMGLGRAAETLEAVRNVLPFCRKVVLDADALSALSGPLFETLAGNCEIIVTPHSGEFARLRGMETPGTFEAREKAVREFSEEKGVVTLLKGKIDIISDGKQTLLNRTGNPGMTVGGTGDVLAGLTGSLFSRNPAFLAAACAAYINGAAGDLAFEKEGNALLATDVIKKISEIIKEAEIG; encoded by the coding sequence ATGAAATATATCAGTTCTTTACGGATGAAGGCTATTGATACCAACTGTTCATATCTGGGCCTGTTCCCACTTCAGTTAATGGAAAATGCGGGCGCGGCTATTGCACAGAGTATAAAGGAAAAGCCTGGTAGTGGAAAGGTACTGTTTGTGGCAGGCAGGGGCAATAACGGAGGGGATGCTTTTGTTGCTGCCAGGCATCTCGCAGGCATTCCCGGATACAATGTAAGAGTGGTTCTGCTTGGAAAAGACCGGGATATAGGGACTGAAGAAGCATTTCATAATTTTTCCCTTTTAAGGTTCAGCAGGGTGCAGACCCTTGAAATCCGGGATTCAAGCCAGCTTGCAGCCTGTGGATGGTTTTCAGAAGCCGACATGCTGGTGGATGCCATCTTCGGCACAGGGATTCGGGGGAACATAAAGGAGCCCGAATCAACTGCAATTGACCTTATAAACAGAGAAAGAAAAGCTGGCAAACCCGTAATTGCCGTGGATATCCCTTCCGGGCTTGACCCTGATGGGAGAGGCTTTGAAAAAGCTGTATATGCAGACCTTACCGTAACCTTCCACCGCATGAAAACCGGGCTCCTGAATGAGCAGGCAAAAGAGCACACAGGCAAGATAAAAGTTGTGGAAATCGGAGTCTGCGCGGATGCTGAACAATATGTAGGTCCCGGCGACCTGCAGATTCTTCAAAAGAGGAAGCCTGAAGCGCACAAAGGAAATGCTGGAAGGGTCCTTATCATAGGAGGCGGCCCTTACTCCGGAGCTCCGGCACTTGCAGCGCTTGCAGCCCTCAGGGCAGGGGCAGACCTGGTAACTGTAGCAGTGCCTGAATCCATAGCCGGAATTGTAGCTTCTTACTCTCCTGACCTCATTGTCCGAAAACTTTCCTCAAGCGTACTCTGCCCTGAAGACCTTGCCATCCTCCCTGACCTTATCAACTCCCATGATGTAGTTGTAATGGGAATGGGGCTTGGGAGAGCAGCAGAGACCCTTGAAGCTGTCAGAAATGTCCTGCCCTTCTGCAGGAAAGTCGTCCTTGATGCCGACGCCCTTTCTGCCCTCTCAGGCCCTCTCTTTGAAACCCTTGCTGGGAACTGTGAAATAATAGTAACCCCTCATTCAGGAGAATTTGCGCGCCTGAGGGGTATGGAAACCCCCGGGACCTTTGAAGCCCGTGAAAAAGCCGTCAGGGAATTTTCTGAGGAAAAGGGAGTGGTAACACTCCTGAAGGGAAAGATCGACATAATTTCTGACGGAAAACAGACCCTTCTGAACAGGACAGGAAACCCGGGCATGACTGTAGGGGGTACTGGAGATGTCCTGGCAGGCTTGACAGGTTCTCTGTTTTCCAGAAACCCTGCGTTTCTTGCCGCAGCCTGTGCAGCTTACATTAACGGGGCAGCCGGAGACCTGGCGTTCGAGAAAGAGGGAAATGCCCTGCTTGCAACTGACGTGATTAAAAAGATTTCTGAAATAATCAAAGAGGCGGAAATCGGGTAA